One window of the Deltaproteobacteria bacterium genome contains the following:
- a CDS encoding SUF system Fe-S cluster assembly protein: MDNNTALKNKIITVLKTCYDPEIPVDIYELGLIYNLEVQENGAVEIQMTLTSPMCPVAESLPPEVESKVKTIPEVTACRVETVWDPPWSKDRMSEAAKLQLNIFD, translated from the coding sequence ATGGACAACAATACTGCTCTCAAAAATAAAATAATCACTGTATTAAAAACTTGTTATGACCCTGAAATCCCCGTCGACATCTACGAGCTAGGGCTCATTTACAACCTCGAGGTACAAGAAAATGGCGCCGTTGAAATTCAAATGACCCTCACCTCACCCATGTGCCCGGTGGCTGAAAGCCTGCCCCCTGAAGTAGAAAGTAAAGTAAAAACGATTCCTGAAGTGACCGCTTGCCGGGTTGAAACGGTGTGGGACCCACCCTGGAGTAAGGACAGGATGAGTGAGGCCGCCAAGCTACAGCTCAACATTTTTGATTAG
- a CDS encoding SUF system NifU family Fe-S cluster assembly protein — MSDLRELYQEMILDHNRSPHHFHELADANRTARGNNPLCGDQLTVYLKLNQDKINAISFLGSGCAISKASASMMTDALQGKTKHEALQLFEVFHKMVTGHTELADPSKMGKLAVFSGVAEYPARVKCASLAWHTMKSALEGSDAIVSTETGE; from the coding sequence ATGTCGGATTTACGTGAACTCTATCAAGAAATGATCTTAGATCACAATCGAAGCCCACATCATTTTCATGAATTAGCCGATGCTAATCGTACGGCACGGGGAAACAACCCTTTGTGTGGTGACCAACTCACCGTTTATTTGAAACTCAACCAAGATAAAATTAATGCGATCAGTTTTTTAGGTTCAGGGTGTGCCATTTCAAAAGCGAGCGCCTCTATGATGACGGATGCCTTGCAGGGCAAAACCAAGCATGAGGCCTTGCAATTATTTGAGGTCTTTCACAAAATGGTAACGGGCCATACTGAATTAGCGGATCCATCGAAGATGGGCAAGCTTGCCGTATTTTCCGGAGTGGCTGAATACCCCGCTCGGGTCAAATGCGCGAGCCTGGCCTGGCACACGATGAAATCGGCATTAGAAGGATCGGACGCAATTGTATCAACAGAAACAGGTGAATAA